The region AAGTTCCATTAAATTCTCGTTAACAGGCGCATGTGTTGGCTGAACAACAAAACAATGATGCCCACGAACAGTTTCATTAATATTGACTTGAACCTCTCCATCAGCGAAGCGATTTGAAGTACAGTCTGATAATGGAACACCGATGCGGTCTGCAATTTCTTGTGCTAACTCACGATTAGCATTCAAACTAAAAATTTTAAACTTCTTACGATTAATTTCTGCCATGATGATTTAACCTCCTAGAATAAACACACTTCAGACAGTATTTTACACAATTTATCGTTTTTTTTCAATTATTTCGACGGATGTTTCATGCCTTATTGGTAAAAAAACGAAATTTATTACAGTTTCTGACGAATTTTGTTAGCGTAACCTTCTTTTGTTACTTGTTTTGGACGAGCAATTGCAAATCCATCTGCAGGTACATCCTGATTAATTGTTGATCCAGCTGCTAAATAAGCATTTGGTTCAATCGTAACAGGTGCTACTAAGTTTACGTTACATCCAACCATTGTATTTGCACCAATCACTGTTTTATGTTTGTTTTTACCATCATAGTTTACAGTAATTGATCCGCAACCCATATTGACATTCTCACCAAGTTCTGCATCACCAATATAACTTAAGTGTGCCGATTTTGCTCCATCTTTAAACACAGATTTCTTAATTTCTACGAAATTACCGATACGTGCTTGATTACCAATCTCAGCATGCATACGAATGTGAGCAAATGGTCCTACTGTTGTATGATCACCGATAACAGAATCTGAAATAACAGAAGCATTCACAGTTGTATTTTCCCCAATTTTTGAATTAATAATTTGTGAATTTGCACCGATTACTGTATTAGCACCAATTACTGTATTTCCAGAGATAATTGTTCCTGGATAAATCACAACATCTTGTCCAATCACAACATCAGTGCCAATATAAGTCGCTTCTGGATCAATAATTGAAACACCGTTACGCATATGTTGTTCATTGATTCGTTTACGAAGTACTTTTTCTGCATACGCTAATTGAACACGATCATTTACACCTAACGTTTCTTCAAAATCTTCATTTACATAAGCAACAACTTTTAATCCCATGTCACGAATAATTCCAACTAAATCCGTTAAATAATACTCACCTTGAGAGTTATTATTTGTAATTTTAGTTAAAGCTTCAAATAATACTTTATTATCATAACAGCAAACACCAGTATTAATTTCTTGAACTAATAACTCCTCTGCATTTGCATCTTTTTGCTCAACAATTCGTAAAACATTTCCTGCTTCATCACGAATAATACGTCCATATCCTGTTGGATCTTCAGCTTTAGCAGTTAAAATAGTAATAGCTGCTTCTTGTTGTTGATGATAATCAAATAAGTTAGCAATCGTTTGTTCCGTTAACAATGGAACGTCCCCATACGTTACAATTGTTACACCTTCTAATCCTTCTAGTTGATCTTTTGTCATCATTACAGCATGACCTGTTCCTAATTGTTCAGTTTGCATCGCATACTCAACACGATCTTTTAATTCAGCACGTACTGAATCTGCTTCATAACCAATAACGGTAACAATTTTTTCAACACCAATTTTTTGTAAATTAGTAACTGCATGATCGACCATTGATTTTCCTAATACAGGATGTAAAACTTTATGTAAACTCGACTTCATACGCGTCCCTTTTCCTGCTGCTAAAACAACCGCATATTTATTCATAAAATGATCCCTCCAATGATTTATTTTCAATACTCCTAGTATAACATATTTCGTGTTTTGTGCGTGTTTTAATTTATATCCAACTGACGACAAAAGCCCATAAATCTATGTTAAGATTTATGGGCTTTTTGATGCTTTTTCGTGAAGTTTAATTATATAAATATTCATCAATAATAAATTATTGAGTAGTATCTTGCTTAATAAAACTCCCCTAATTTTCACTTATACAGAAATTATTCTGTAGCTTCATAAGCTTTAATAACGAATTGCTCTAATTCTTGACGTGTTTCGTGGTTGATTGGATGTGCAATATCCTTAAATTCCCCCGTTGATGTTTTACGACTTGGCATCGCCACAAACAAGTGTTCATCCCCTTGGATCACTCGTAAATCATGAATGACGAAACAATCGTCTAAAGTAATTGATGCGATAGCTTTCATTCTGTTGTCTGTTTCTACTTTGCGAATTCTTACATCCGTAATATTCATTTCTCTCATCCTCCTAATCGTCATTACTTTCTCCGAGATAACTATACCATGTATTGTAAGCACTTTTATGTTCTTTTTGTGTTCTACGTCATTTTTTACAGTTTTATACAATTTAATGGCATCGTTCATCAAAATCCATATCTTTTGCCTACAAATACCCTTTTATTGTAACATTAAACATCTTAAAAAACGTGTCCTTAACGAAAAAAAGACATTTTATTTTACATAAAATGTCTTTTTTTGAATTTTTATCACTATCCAATTAATCTAACAGCATGAACCTCATGTTCACGGAAACATCCATTAATACTATTTATAATACGTCTTAATTTATATTCTTTACGCACTAATGCAAACACTGTTGGTCCACTTCCACTCATTAAAACAGCATCAGCCCCAAATTGAACCAATTTATTCTTAATTTCCGCAACAACTGGATAACGTTCAAATGTTACAGATTCCAATGAGTTTCCAAGTCTTGTGCAAATTCCTTGATAATCTTTTTCATTGATGCACTCTAACATTCCCTCAATATCTAAATGCTCAACATTTTTAGCATCTAATGCTTCATAAACTTCTTTTGTTGAAACCCCAATACGTGGTTTAATTAAAATAACCCAACATTTTGGTGGTGATGGAATTTGTTGAATTTTTTCTCCACGTCCTGTCGCTAAAGCTGTTCCGCCGTACACACAAAATGGCACATCAGATCCAAGTTTTGCCCCAAGTTCTGCTAACTCATCAATTGTACAATCTACTTGCCACAATTCTTTTAATGCTTTTAAGGTTGCCGCAGCATTGCTACTACCACCCGCTAATCCCGCAGCAACAGGAATACGTTTTTTAATATAGATTTCAACCCCTTTATCTATATTAAAATGTTCTTTAAATAACTTTGCTGCTTGATAAGCTAAATTCTTTTCATTTAAAGGCATTGTGAATTCATTTGATTTGATTTTGATTTCATTTTTTTCAAGGGGAGTGACTGTAATATAGTCGGCTAAATCAACAGTTGTCATAACCATCTCAACTTCATGATAGTTATCTTCACGTTTATAAAGCGTATCTAGTGCTAAGTTAATTTTTGCTGGAGCTTTAATTGTCACCATAGCCATTCCTCCAATCGTTATGACTTTATTTTATCACAGGAATTTATTTTATTATACAAAAAAAGTAGTAAACTATGTTGACTACTTTTTTTTAATATTAATTAAATTTTAATTCTACCGATCCAGTTAAAATATCAATATAGCTATAAGAAACACGATCAACCGAATCGCGGTCATTATCTAAATCAATTACAAAAATAGAAGGATACGTACTTGATAAAACACCTGTGTGTTCAATCACACGGTTACGACTTTCATAGGCAGTTAATTTAACTTCCTTACCTACTTGTTCACTTAACTCTTGACGAATATTCACTATATTATTAGCCAAAAACATCACGCCCTTTCCATTATAAAGCATACCATAAAAAGAAAATTTTTTCAATATTATTATGCGCTAAAGACTTGAAATTATGTATTAAGAATGATAAAATAAAATATTTTTAAACTTTTCTAATCCCATAGCGGAGAGTACCTTTAGTTTGCAAGCCCCCGATACCTGCTATTTTAGCAATTGTTTTTTCAATTGCCTCTCTTAAATCCACTTCTTCTTCATAAGGAGTTAACGCTACTGTTGATGCAATAATAGCAGGGTCTAACGCATGAATATTAATTCGCTTTGGTGAAGAAGCAAAATTTGCTCCTGAGCCGATTAATGCTTCAAAATGTGATTGACAAGCTCCTGCAATAACGATTAGATAATCCAAAGAAGGTTCAATTTCACGTAAAGCATTAACTGTTTCAACAAAGTATTTCGAACTACGATAAGAATTCAAGTCTTCCTCATGTTCTTTATCTTCTAACGCATCATGGCCTGTTATCACAACGATATTAGGTCTTAATTTTTTAACAAGTTCGGGAACTCGAACTCCCATTTCTTTTTCCGGTATTGCAAAGGCTTGGGCATAAACTTTTGCATATTTATATAATTTTATACTTTTTTGTAAATATTCTTCATCTCCATCAATGTGTAAGATACGACCACTGATATAAAAATCCCCATTATCATAGCTCCGCATTTGACTCATAACAGGGGGTAAAATCGTCCGGTATTGATCAAATTCTATTTGTTCAGCACGTTGATACTCTTCTCGCGAAATAATCTCTAAATCACTAATAGGAGCATCAGCAGTTAGTCGAAAGAAAATTCCCTTCAAATAGGCTATATCTCCATGAATTTCTTCAATCCTAAACATGGTATCTGAATTATAAGAACGTCTTCCCACAATGTCTCCAACTTTCACCACGTCACTCATATCATCACCTCACATTATTATATGTCTAAGTCATGATTTGGGTACAAAAACCTAATCTTTATAAAGAAAATGAGCATCAAACCTAAAAATGGTCTGATGCTCATTTTTTTATAGTGAGTGAATGTGTTTATAAAATACGTTTGATAAATGTCCGAACTCTTCAATCGTTAAAGTTTCACCACGGCGGCTAGGTACAATTCCCGCCTCTTCTAATAACTTAGTCACATCTTCCTTCGCTAAGTCATTAAAGTGTTGATTTAAGTTATTTTGAATTGTTTTACGACGTTGTTTAAATGCTGCATGAACAATTTCTAAGAAGAAATCTTCATTTTCAACGGCTACCGCTGGTTGCTCACGCTTTGTTAATTTAACAACTGAGCTATCTACATTTGGTGCTGGAATGAAGACTGTTTTCGGTACATTTAAAGCAATTTTAGCTTCCGTATAATATTGAACAGCAATTGATAAAGCATTGTAATCTTTTGAACCAGGATTCGCTGATAAACGCTCTGCTACTTCCTTTTGCATCATTGTAACATACCAATCAATCGGTAATTTCTTTTCAATTAAGCCCATTAAAATTGGTGTTGTAATATAGTATGGTAAATTTGCTACAACGGCAATATGTTTAACGTCTTTAAATTCTTCTTCAATCATTGACGCAACATCTGCCTTTAAAATATCTTGGTGAATGACTTTAACGTTATCATAAGGGGCCAATGTTTCTGCTAAGATGGGAATTAATCGTGGGTCAATTTCATAAGCCACTACTTTTTTCGCTTTACGCGCAATAAATTCTGTCAAGGCTCCGATACCAGGACCAATTTCGATAACCCCAACCTCATCATTTAAATCGGCTGCATTCACAATTTTATTTAAAATATTGGTATCTGTTAAAAAGTTTTGTCCAAAGCTTTTTTTAAAGGTAAAACCGTGTTTTTCAATAATTTCTTTTGTATTAGACTTTGTTGCAATATCTCTCATAATTTAATACTCCTCTTACTTTTTAGATAACGCTTCAATGACTTGTTCCTTCGAAATACCAAACATCATTAAACGTTTTTGCAGTTGTTTCCCATTAACATATCCAATCCCTAAAACATCACTTAGGTGCTCACGAAGAGATGAACTATTAGCATGTCCAATGAGTTGATTTTCAATTAAAAACTGCATTTCAATTTCCTCTACAATTGTTTTACTTGCAGTTAATAAATTTTCAAGCGCTGCTTTGATTGCCTCATTAGAGGCGTGTTCTACTCCAACACCACTTCCATTTTTAGCGATTGCATCTTGTTTTTTTAAATAAGCATGTTTACATTCAGGAACAACCTCAGTGACTGCCTGTCTAATTTTATTTCCTGGAAAATCAGGATCAGTAAAAACGATAACTCCTCGCGTCTCATTTAAAATTTTAATGCGTTCTAAAGTAGGTTTATCAATCGCTGAGCCATTTGTCTCAATTGTCTCTATATCGGGAAAAATCTCTTTTAATCGACGTGTATCGTCGCGCCCTTCTACTACAATTACTTCTTTAAATAACATATTTTAGCCTCTACTTCTATCTCTGTCTACCTTCATCTCGAACATTTTCATATAATAATTCAAGAATTTTAATCTTTGCATCACAGTTCTCACACTTTTCGATTAAATCTAATGGAAAATAGATTTTATGTTCTTGTTTTGCTTTAACTGCAATAATTCCTTTAATAATCGTTGATACCTCTGAAATTTCTTGAATTGAACCATCACGCATCAGTAATTCAATGCAATCTGGTAAACAATTTGTTTTGTGTCCATAATAATCATAAGGCGTCTTCATACTATGGTCAGTTAGTAAATAATAATTTGGGTCAATTCCTAATTCAATCATATAATTTTTTATATTTTCTAATTTATCGTGCGATTGCTCACTTGGAATATAGTGAACTTCCTTAAATAATCGACGACTCATAAAACGATCGGCGAAATCACGTAAAATAGCATCATCTTCTTCAGTAAATTGTGCAGCATAATACTGAATAGTTGAATCATCAAATTTTAAATACGTTTCAATCGATGGTTCTGCTTGTAAAAATAGATTTCTCAAATCATCAATTGGTTTTTTAAATTCATAATCTGATTCAATTAATTCTCGAACACGACGAAGCATATTTTGAATAATTAAATCAAAACTACGCCCTGTTGAATGTAAATAGACTTGCCAATACATTTGATAACGACTCATTAAATAATCTTCAATCGCATGCATTCCTGAAACTTTATAGACAATTTTATTATTAATCACTCGCATTGTTCTTAAAATACGATCAACATCAATCTCTCCATAAGGTGCTCCAGTAAAATAAGCATCTCTTAATAAATAATCTAAACGGTCTGCATCAAGTTGACTAGAAATGATATTGATAACGAGTGGATTTGGATAAGTCTTATTAATAACATCTCTAACTTTTTTCGCAAATCCAGGCTGATAATTTTCAAGAACTGCATTAACTTCCGTATTTTCCATAATAATACGCTCAGTAAACACCTCATGTCGAACTTCAAACACTGATTCAAAAGAATGCGAAAAAGGTCCATGTCCTAAATCATGCAGTAGAGCAGCAGACAAAATTAATAAACGTTCTTCTTCATCTAGCTCAATTTCACGATGAAATAAAGCACGAATCATTTGTCTTGCCATTTCATAAACACCTAGAGAGTGTGAAAAACGACTATGTTCTGCAGTATGGAAAACCATATACGTTCCACCTAATTGTTTAATGCGGCGTAAGCGTTGAACCTCTTTTGTTTGAATTAAATCCCAGATTAACTTATCATAAACATGAACATATCCATATACAGGGTCTCTAAAAACCTTCTCTTCTAACATTTTCATTGCACTATCACCATCTATATTAAATTAAATACTTTTTTCATTTTAATCAATGTAAATAAACTCATTTCTTACATTATTAGTATACCACATAATATAGCGACTTAAAGCCAGACAACAAAAGCTTTGACAATAATTAAGATAAATACAAGGCTTTTACAGGTTTCGACATTCAAATATGATATAATCATCTCTGATAACGCTTTTATCAGGATGTGATTTCATGTGTATAAAGACCTACAATCAACTGATGCAGAGGCAAGAATCTTTTTTAAGAAAACATTATTTATTTGAAATGCTCATTTTTGAAATTTATAATACGCTACAATCTTTTTCTCCTAGTTCATTAAATACAGTAGAACTCTTTTCTGAACTATCCCCCTTTTTAAAGGCGCGCATCTCATTTATAATGCATTCTCAGACAGACGCTTCCGATTTATTTAAAACTCATGAAGAAATCATAAAATATGTTGCCGATCTTTTAGCAGACAAAATATTTTCAATTCATGTTAAAAATGGAGGCTATTATTATGAACAGGTAGAAAAATAAACTTTCTATCCTAATCATGACCACAGCTTTTCTAATTCAAACAAAAAAGACGATAAATAATCATTTATCGTCTTTTTTGTTATTTTCCTAAAAATTCTTTAACTTTTGCAATTAATTCATCTTCATTCGTAGCTAAAATCGGTTTATTATTAACAAATACAAACGCTCGATCACGACCTGGGCCACAATATGATTGACATCCAGTATAGATCTTTGCTTTTGGGTCAATTGCTTTTAACCGTGGTAATAATGTATTTACATTTGTTGCCTTACATTTATCGCAAA is a window of Turicibacter sanguinis DNA encoding:
- the glmU gene encoding bifunctional UDP-N-acetylglucosamine diphosphorylase/glucosamine-1-phosphate N-acetyltransferase GlmU, encoding MNKYAVVLAAGKGTRMKSSLHKVLHPVLGKSMVDHAVTNLQKIGVEKIVTVIGYEADSVRAELKDRVEYAMQTEQLGTGHAVMMTKDQLEGLEGVTIVTYGDVPLLTEQTIANLFDYHQQQEAAITILTAKAEDPTGYGRIIRDEAGNVLRIVEQKDANAEELLVQEINTGVCCYDNKVLFEALTKITNNNSQGEYYLTDLVGIIRDMGLKVVAYVNEDFEETLGVNDRVQLAYAEKVLRKRINEQHMRNGVSIIDPEATYIGTDVVIGQDVVIYPGTIISGNTVIGANTVIGANSQIINSKIGENTTVNASVISDSVIGDHTTVGPFAHIRMHAEIGNQARIGNFVEIKKSVFKDGAKSAHLSYIGDAELGENVNMGCGSITVNYDGKNKHKTVIGANTMVGCNVNLVAPVTIEPNAYLAAGSTINQDVPADGFAIARPKQVTKEGYANKIRQKL
- the spoVG gene encoding septation regulator SpoVG; amino-acid sequence: MNITDVRIRKVETDNRMKAIASITLDDCFVIHDLRVIQGDEHLFVAMPSRKTSTGEFKDIAHPINHETRQELEQFVIKAYEATE
- the ispE gene encoding 4-(cytidine 5'-diphospho)-2-C-methyl-D-erythritol kinase, which translates into the protein MVTIKAPAKINLALDTLYKREDNYHEVEMVMTTVDLADYITVTPLEKNEIKIKSNEFTMPLNEKNLAYQAAKLFKEHFNIDKGVEIYIKKRIPVAAGLAGGSSNAAATLKALKELWQVDCTIDELAELGAKLGSDVPFCVYGGTALATGRGEKIQQIPSPPKCWVILIKPRIGVSTKEVYEALDAKNVEHLDIEGMLECINEKDYQGICTRLGNSLESVTFERYPVVAEIKNKLVQFGADAVLMSGSGPTVFALVRKEYKLRRIINSINGCFREHEVHAVRLIG
- a CDS encoding Veg family protein — translated: MFLANNIVNIRQELSEQVGKEVKLTAYESRNRVIEHTGVLSSTYPSIFVIDLDNDRDSVDRVSYSYIDILTGSVELKFN
- the yabG gene encoding sporulation peptidase YabG; translation: MSDVVKVGDIVGRRSYNSDTMFRIEEIHGDIAYLKGIFFRLTADAPISDLEIISREEYQRAEQIEFDQYRTILPPVMSQMRSYDNGDFYISGRILHIDGDEEYLQKSIKLYKYAKVYAQAFAIPEKEMGVRVPELVKKLRPNIVVITGHDALEDKEHEEDLNSYRSSKYFVETVNALREIEPSLDYLIVIAGACQSHFEALIGSGANFASSPKRINIHALDPAIIASTVALTPYEEEVDLREAIEKTIAKIAGIGGLQTKGTLRYGIRKV
- the rsmA gene encoding 16S rRNA (adenine(1518)-N(6)/adenine(1519)-N(6))-dimethyltransferase RsmA; this encodes MRDIATKSNTKEIIEKHGFTFKKSFGQNFLTDTNILNKIVNAADLNDEVGVIEIGPGIGALTEFIARKAKKVVAYEIDPRLIPILAETLAPYDNVKVIHQDILKADVASMIEEEFKDVKHIAVVANLPYYITTPILMGLIEKKLPIDWYVTMMQKEVAERLSANPGSKDYNALSIAVQYYTEAKIALNVPKTVFIPAPNVDSSVVKLTKREQPAVAVENEDFFLEIVHAAFKQRRKTIQNNLNQHFNDLAKEDVTKLLEEAGIVPSRRGETLTIEEFGHLSNVFYKHIHSL
- the rnmV gene encoding ribonuclease M5; its protein translation is MLFKEVIVVEGRDDTRRLKEIFPDIETIETNGSAIDKPTLERIKILNETRGVIVFTDPDFPGNKIRQAVTEVVPECKHAYLKKQDAIAKNGSGVGVEHASNEAIKAALENLLTASKTIVEEIEMQFLIENQLIGHANSSSLREHLSDVLGIGYVNGKQLQKRLMMFGISKEQVIEALSKK
- a CDS encoding HD domain-containing protein, with the protein product MKMLEEKVFRDPVYGYVHVYDKLIWDLIQTKEVQRLRRIKQLGGTYMVFHTAEHSRFSHSLGVYEMARQMIRALFHREIELDEEERLLILSAALLHDLGHGPFSHSFESVFEVRHEVFTERIIMENTEVNAVLENYQPGFAKKVRDVINKTYPNPLVINIISSQLDADRLDYLLRDAYFTGAPYGEIDVDRILRTMRVINNKIVYKVSGMHAIEDYLMSRYQMYWQVYLHSTGRSFDLIIQNMLRRVRELIESDYEFKKPIDDLRNLFLQAEPSIETYLKFDDSTIQYYAAQFTEEDDAILRDFADRFMSRRLFKEVHYIPSEQSHDKLENIKNYMIELGIDPNYYLLTDHSMKTPYDYYGHKTNCLPDCIELLMRDGSIQEISEVSTIIKGIIAVKAKQEHKIYFPLDLIEKCENCDAKIKILELLYENVRDEGRQR
- a CDS encoding DUF1450 domain-containing protein, with the protein product MFNLDDLFAEPNEFRICDKCKATNVNTLLPRLKAIDPKAKIYTGCQSYCGPGRDRAFVFVNNKPILATNEDELIAKVKEFLGK